One stretch of Alcaligenes faecalis DNA includes these proteins:
- the pdxK gene encoding pyridoxine/pyridoxal/pyridoxamine kinase — protein MNTAAVTFVDRERHPYHVDVVSIQSQVVYGRVGNNVAGPTLRRHGFKVAAVPTVLLSNNPQYPTVHGGAVPDEWLEGFLNDLVLRGALDQVRAVLIGYLGSANQAVIIARWLKALLQAHPDTLVIVDPVIGDLDVGVYVDPALIPTYHETLLPLANGLTPNNYELSLLSQQPCDTIQASSSAAHALLNGRTEWVIATSAAPESWQDGQIKLLMSRKEPRADTLLSHPRVDCAAKGTGDLFASTLLAHLILGADLHSAVHTASASVLHQLELTRQAGHQELILPIDPFRA, from the coding sequence ATGAACACTGCTGCTGTAACGTTTGTTGATCGTGAACGACATCCTTACCATGTGGATGTCGTTTCGATTCAGTCTCAAGTCGTCTACGGTCGGGTAGGCAACAATGTTGCCGGCCCGACCTTGCGTAGACACGGCTTTAAAGTGGCCGCCGTTCCCACCGTGTTGCTCAGCAACAACCCGCAATACCCCACGGTGCACGGCGGTGCGGTACCCGATGAATGGCTGGAAGGCTTTCTGAATGATCTGGTCCTGCGCGGTGCGCTGGACCAGGTGCGCGCTGTCCTGATCGGCTATCTGGGCAGTGCCAATCAGGCCGTCATCATTGCGCGCTGGTTAAAAGCGCTGCTGCAAGCGCACCCCGATACTCTGGTGATTGTGGACCCGGTCATTGGTGATCTGGATGTAGGCGTCTATGTAGACCCGGCTCTGATCCCCACTTATCACGAAACCTTGCTGCCACTGGCCAACGGTTTGACGCCCAATAATTACGAGCTGTCGCTGCTGTCTCAGCAGCCTTGCGACACCATCCAGGCCAGTTCAAGCGCGGCCCACGCCTTGCTCAATGGCCGTACCGAATGGGTGATTGCCACCAGTGCCGCCCCCGAGTCCTGGCAGGATGGCCAGATCAAATTATTAATGTCGCGCAAAGAGCCGCGTGCCGACACCCTGCTTAGCCATCCGCGCGTGGATTGTGCTGCCAAGGGCACGGGTGATCTGTTTGCCTCCACCTTGCTGGCCCACCTGATTCTGGGCGCAGACCTGCATTCTGCGGTGCATACAGCCAGTGCCAGTGTGCTCCATCAATTGGAATTAACCCGTCAGGCCGGACATCAGGAATTAATTTTGCCCATAGATCCTTTCCGAGCCTGA